The following is a genomic window from Neodiprion lecontei isolate iyNeoLeco1 chromosome 4, iyNeoLeco1.1, whole genome shotgun sequence.
GCGGAAAATTGTTAAAGCTCGATTCAGAAACTAAAATAGATAATGAAATAAACTCAATAACTCTACCTAATATTGacgataatgataaaaaatatgtccACGATTATatacgaacaaaaaatatgattatAGTTGGCAGTATACAGGGTCCATTTCATCACTACTTTTATGCAATATTAGAACGAACGATTCCCAAAAAAGATGCAGTTTCCTTAGTCAAGAAAATACTTGCAGACCAATTCATCGCCAGTCCTGCATgtctcgcaatttttttctgtggtCTTGGAGCTCTGGAACATAATGAAATAGGAAGTATCCAAAATGAAGTTGCGCTAAAGTTTTTGGATACCTGGAAGGTGAACAGTGATCATTATTTGCAAACATCAATTCAAAGTCTGTTAAgcttaaaaatgaataaacactgatagtaaattttcaaatttggtc
Proteins encoded in this region:
- the LOC107225669 gene encoding mpv17-like protein 2, with the translated sequence MGILGKLFGKYLLVTNTVSCGLMMGFGDLFQQGHEHWKQCSRNESVSLQSGKLLKLDSETKIDNEINSITLPNIDDNDKKYVHDYIRTKNMIIVGSIQGPFHHYFYAILERTIPKKDAVSLVKKILADQFIASPACLAIFFCGLGALEHNEIGSIQNEVALKFLDTWKIDWCFWPPVQFINFLLVPIQYRVIYTNLMTMIYDTFLSYIRYDAEYD